The Streptococcus toyakuensis genome has a window encoding:
- the tsaB gene encoding tRNA (adenosine(37)-N6)-threonylcarbamoyltransferase complex dimerization subunit type 1 TsaB, giving the protein MKVLAFDTSSKALSLAILEDKQVLAETTINIKKNHSITLMPAIDFLMASLDWTPKDLDRIVVAEGPGSYTGLRIAVATAKILAHTLNIELVGMSSLLALVPYQQEGLFVPLMDARRNNVYAGFYENAKPVMPEAHLPFERVIELIKGASQVTFVGEVAPFVEQIQEHLPRTNYKETLPNAANLALLAWDKEADSLHDFVPNYLKRVEAEENWLKNHTESGESYIKRL; this is encoded by the coding sequence ATGAAAGTATTAGCTTTTGATACGTCCAGCAAGGCTCTTTCTCTCGCTATTTTAGAGGACAAGCAGGTTCTTGCCGAGACGACGATTAATATCAAGAAAAATCACAGTATTACCCTTATGCCTGCCATCGATTTTTTGATGGCAAGTTTGGATTGGACACCCAAGGATTTGGACCGAATCGTGGTGGCGGAAGGGCCAGGTAGCTACACAGGTTTGCGAATTGCGGTAGCAACTGCCAAAATCTTAGCTCACACTCTGAACATCGAGTTGGTTGGTATGTCTAGCCTCTTGGCTCTGGTGCCCTACCAACAAGAAGGCTTGTTCGTCCCCTTGATGGATGCGCGTCGCAATAATGTTTATGCAGGATTTTATGAAAATGCTAAACCTGTCATGCCAGAAGCACACCTGCCCTTTGAGCGAGTGATTGAGCTAATCAAGGGTGCTAGTCAGGTTACCTTTGTCGGAGAAGTTGCCCCCTTTGTGGAGCAAATTCAAGAACACTTGCCAAGGACTAATTACAAAGAAACCTTGCCTAATGCAGCCAATCTTGCTCTTTTGGCTTGGGACAAGGAAGCAGACTCCTTGCATGATTTTGTGCCGAACTACCTCAAGCGTGTCGAAGCCGAGGAAAACTGGCTCAAGAATCACACTGAGTCTGGCGAGTCTTACATTAAACGCCTATGA
- the rimI gene encoding ribosomal protein S18-alanine N-acetyltransferase, which yields MIEIKRIQQQPDLAKAIYAVMAAIYPVSPWTLEQIQADLAQDQTWYALAYDGAEVIGFLAVQENIFEAEVLQIAVKEAYRGQGIASALFAQLPTDKEIFLEVRSSNHRAQAFYKKEKMAVIAERKAYYHDPVEDAIIMKREVDEG from the coding sequence ATGATAGAAATCAAACGAATCCAACAACAGCCTGATCTAGCTAAAGCCATCTATGCTGTTATGGCAGCTATTTACCCAGTCAGTCCTTGGACGCTGGAACAAATCCAAGCAGACCTGGCTCAAGACCAGACTTGGTATGCTCTAGCTTATGATGGGGCAGAAGTGATTGGTTTTCTAGCTGTACAGGAAAATATCTTTGAGGCAGAAGTCCTGCAAATAGCTGTCAAAGAAGCCTATCGAGGCCAGGGGATAGCCTCTGCTTTATTTGCTCAATTGCCGACAGATAAAGAGATTTTTCTTGAAGTCAGAAGTTCAAATCATCGAGCGCAAGCATTTTACAAGAAAGAAAAGATGGCTGTCATCGCTGAGAGAAAGGCCTACTACCATGATCCAGTCGAGGACGCTATCATCATGAAGAGAGAAGTAGATGAAGGATAG